The Microbacterium phyllosphaerae region AGCCCGCTGATCCAGGTGATCCCGAGGCGGCCGACGAACGTGATGCCCGCCGCAGCGACGAACGACAGGCCGACGCCGATCGCGAGCAGCAGGTTGCGCAGCATCACCCAGATGAACAGGATGTCGTCCTGCGCCGTGCCTGCGAGGATCCGCACGGCCGTGCGGAGGGAGCCGACGGCGGCGAGAGCCGAGCCGGTGAGCGCGATGACGGAGATCACCCCGGCGATCGAGAAGGAGAGGGGAGCCTGCAGGTCGGCCGGATCGATGACGCCGCCGTCGCCGATGAGCCCCGGCACCACGGACTGCACGGCGGCGATGATCGCGTCCCACGCCTCCGGATTGCCGGCGAGCCAGAGGGCCGCGATCGAGAAGCCGAGGAGCACCGCCGCGAAGACGCTGAAGAGCGCACGGTAGGTCACGCTGTCGGCGAGCATGGCTCCCCGACGTTCCGAGTACAGCAGGAAGGCACGGACCGGTCGTCGTATCAGCGCCCAGCGGATCGCCGCCGAGCTCACTCGCGCGATCAGGCCGGGGCGGTCGGCGTCAGGGGCTGCGGATGCGGTGCTCATGCCACCACCTTACGAGTGGCGCCGAAGACGATTCAGGGGGTTGACGTCGGGCGTCACCATGACGGAGACGGCATACCGGGTGCCCTAGAATCGGGGGCAACCTCGCAGTGTGCGTTCCTGCCCGAGACCCGTTCCACGATTGGTGTTCCTTGCTTTCCCCTGCCGATTCGCTCGCCCCGGAATGGCTCGTCGAGCCCGTCGACGCGAACGACCTCCCGACCGCGGTATGGCCGGCGTCCACAGCTCGCGATGCCCACGGCGTCATCCAGATCGGGGGCGTCGCCGCCACCGATCTCGTGCACGCCTACGGCACACCGCTGCTCGTGATCGACGAGGACGAGGTTCGCGCCCGTGCACGCGCGTTCCGGCAGTCGTTCGACCGGGCCGCCGCTGACCATGGCACGACCGCGCAGGTGTACTACGCCGGCAAGGCGCTGCTGACCACGACGATCGCACGATGGATCATCGACGAAGGACTCCGGGTCGACGTCTGCACCGGGGGCGAGCTCGAGGTCGCCCTCGCCGCAGGTGTCGCTCCCGCATCCCTCGGCTTCCACGGCAACAACAAGTCCGTCGCCGAGCTCGAACGCGCCGTCGAGGTCGGCATCGGCACGATCATCGTCGACAGCGCGATCGAGATCGAGCGTCTTTCGGCCATCACCGCGCGGACGGAGGCGACGCAGCGCGTGCTGGTACGGGTGATCAGCGGGGTTCACGCCGAGACGCACGACTTCCTCGCCACCGCCCACGAAGACCAGAAGTTCGGCTTCCCGCTGCCCGAGGCCGAGCAGGCGGTCGCTCGCATCCGTGAGATCCCCGGTCTCGAATTCGCCGGCCTGCACTGTCACATCGGATCGCAGATCTTCGGCGTCGCCGGCTTCCGTGAGTCCGCATCGCGGGTGCTCGAGCTGCACGCGGCGCTTCTCGAGAGCGGCCCCGTACCGCAGCTCAATCTGGGTGGCGGCTTCGGCATCGCGTACACCAGCGTCGACGATCCCACGCCCATCGAGACGCTCGCCGGCGAGATCGTCACCGCTGTCGCCGAAGGGTGCGCCGCGCGAGGCATCTCGATCCCTGCCCTCTCCTTCGAACCGGGGCGTGCCATCGTCGGCACCGCAGGCGTCACGCTCTACGAGGTCGGCACGACCAAGGACGTCGCGCTCGAATCCGGGGCCACGCGCCGGTACATCAGCGTCGACGGCGGCATGAGCGACAACGCCCGTCCCGCGCTCTACGGAGCGCAGTTCTCGGCTCGTCTGGCCTCGCGCGTCGGCGTGGGCTCGCCACAGCTCAGCCGCGTCGTCGGCAAGCACTGCGAGTCGGGCGACATCGTCGTCGACCACGAATTCCTGCCCGTCGACGTGACACCCGGCGACCTGCTGGCCGTCCCGGCGACCGGCGCGTACTGCGCTCCGCTGGCGAGCAACTACAACCACGTTCCCCGTCCGCCGATCGTCGCCGTCCGCGACGGCAGGTCGACGGTCATCGTCCGCGGAGAGACCATCGCCGACGTCCTGTCGAGGGATGCCGGCATCGACGC contains the following coding sequences:
- the lysA gene encoding diaminopimelate decarboxylase produces the protein MLSPADSLAPEWLVEPVDANDLPTAVWPASTARDAHGVIQIGGVAATDLVHAYGTPLLVIDEDEVRARARAFRQSFDRAAADHGTTAQVYYAGKALLTTTIARWIIDEGLRVDVCTGGELEVALAAGVAPASLGFHGNNKSVAELERAVEVGIGTIIVDSAIEIERLSAITARTEATQRVLVRVISGVHAETHDFLATAHEDQKFGFPLPEAEQAVARIREIPGLEFAGLHCHIGSQIFGVAGFRESASRVLELHAALLESGPVPQLNLGGGFGIAYTSVDDPTPIETLAGEIVTAVAEGCAARGISIPALSFEPGRAIVGTAGVTLYEVGTTKDVALESGATRRYISVDGGMSDNARPALYGAQFSARLASRVGVGSPQLSRVVGKHCESGDIVVDHEFLPVDVTPGDLLAVPATGAYCAPLASNYNHVPRPPIVAVRDGRSTVIVRGETIADVLSRDAGIDAPEAHR
- a CDS encoding YhjD/YihY/BrkB family envelope integrity protein, translated to MSTASAAPDADRPGLIARVSSAAIRWALIRRPVRAFLLYSERRGAMLADSVTYRALFSVFAAVLLGFSIAALWLAGNPEAWDAIIAAVQSVVPGLIGDGGVIDPADLQAPLSFSIAGVISVIALTGSALAAVGSLRTAVRILAGTAQDDILFIWVMLRNLLLAIGVGLSFVAAAGITFVGRLGITWISGLLGIADDSPVAVWGIRIVSLVVVLALDTALIAGVFRMLSGVQPAARSLWSGALLGGVGLLILQELSGLFIGGATSNPLLASFASLLALLIWLNLSTQVILIACAYIVTSEEERHDRVRARFGATTFPQRRVQQAEADVARATADLRTAQKAEKEFRTGSTAD